The genomic stretch CGCGTTCGTTCGGCAGTGGCTCTACGAGCAGGGAGAACAATTGGGCCGTCACAAGGCTGCCTAGGCGCAACGATGAGCATTGGTTTGAAACAACTGGTTGAGGCGGTTGGCGGCGAGCTGCGTCCGGCCGCGGGCGGGCTCGAGGCGGCGGCATGGCACGCACCGCTGCGCGTCGTCACGCATAGCGCCGCCGTGCAGCCGGGCGACGTGTTTTGGGCCTTGCGGGGTGCGCAGCACGAAGGCTCGCGTTTTGCTCAAGAGGCGTTTGCACGCGGCGCCGCAGGTGTCGTGGCCGATCGTGAAGGTGTCGCTCCGCCGACGGGCCATTGGACGCTGCAAGTGCCCGATGCCCTGGCGGCTCTCGGACGACTCGCGGCCTGGTGCCGCCATCGATTCTCCGGCCCGGTGATTGCCGTCACGGGCAGTCACGGCAAGACGACCACGCGGGAACTGATTGCCCAAGCCCTTGCGCCGAAATACCAGGTGTGCCGCAGCCCGGCCAATTGGAACAATCACGTGGGCTTGCCGCTGGCCATGTTGGGGCTGAGCGACGATCCGCAAGCAGCCGTATTCGAGCTGGGTGCCAGTGCGGTCGGCGAGATCGCCCGGCTGGCCGAGTTGTGCCGCCCACAAATCGGGGTGATCACGGCGCTCGGCGAAGCGCACCTCGCGAGCTTTGGTGGCCTGGACGAGATCGCGCGAGCCAAATGGGAACTGGTCGAATCGCTGCCCGCCGGCGGGCTGGCCGTGCTGAATGGCGACTGCGAGCGGTTGCGTCGCAACTCGGTACCCGAGCGGATTTCCGCGGTGTGGCAGGGTCGTGCCGGGCGCAATGATCTGAGAGCCACGGATATCGCCTTTACCGCCGGCGCGTTGCGGCTCACGGTCGATGGAACCGTGTTTCGTGTGCCCGTCTGGGGTCGGCATCACTTGGGCAGCGTGCTGGCGGCCGTGGCCGTGGCGCGTCACCTGGGCGTGCCGCTGGGTAGCGTGGCCGAATCGCTCGCCGAATTTGAACCGCCGTCGATGCGCGGGCGCGTGCTGAGGTGCGGTGGGCTGCGCGTCATCGACGACACCTATAACGCCAGTCCGAGCACGATGCGGGCGGCGCTCGATCTGTTGGGCGAGGTGCCTGCCGACGGACGCCGCATCTTCGTGTGCGGCGACATGCTCGAGCTGGGTGCCGAATCGCCGAGTTGGCATCGTCGCTTGGGTCACGAAGCCGTGACGCGCGGCGGGGTCGATCGACTCATCGCCGTCGGCGAGTTTGCCGCTGACGTTGCGGCGGGCGCCGTCGATGCCGGATTGCCACATCGATCGTGTGCCGCATGTGCCACGATCGACGAAGCCTATTACGAACTGACAGCCGACTTGCAGCCCGGCGATTGGGTGACCGTCAAGGGCTCGCGAGCGATGCGTCTCGAGATCCTCGTCGAACGGCTGCGCGAAGCGCTGTTGGTGATGGATGTGCGACTGGGTCGGGCACGGCGCAGCGCGACCGTTCTGCCGACGCTGAGGCTGGCCTCGGCGGCCTGAACGACAACGGGACCTCGGCCATCGAGCCGCGAACGTACAGCGAACACGAAAGGACTCAGCAACCGACCATTTGAAGCTCCATCGTTTGCGTTCGGCTTTGCGGGAGTTCGAACGCTACCCTCCCTCCTGGGTAGGAGCATTTACTCGTTGGCACCCTGCGGTTTCTGGGTCAACCGCCGCCAGCGAGTGCTTCGCGATGGAGCTTAGACTGGGCCCCGCGCGGACATGGGTCCGCCGCTGGGGCCCAGGGAACACGCCGCCGGGCGAGCGTCGCCATTCGAGGTGCCGCTCGCCCGCGGCATTTTGTCGGCTCACCAAACGGAAGCTGCGATGCAAGGAACGCTGTTGCTGGCAACGATTGCCGGTTGGATCGCGCTGGTGTGCGTGCTCGTGACCGGGCCGCGGACCATCGCCTGGTTGCGGCGGCTTTGCCCGGAGCGCATCGACGTTGCTTCGCCGCGCTTGCGCGAGCTACATGGCGCGAAGGCTGGGACACCGACGCTGGGCGGTGTTCTGTTCGTCGCCGCCAGTCTCTTGGCCACGGCGGCCGTCGGCGGGTTGTTCGAACCCGCGGTGCTGCTGGTCGCGCTGGCGATGGTGGCGTTCGGACTGGTGGGCGCCTGGGACGACGTGCTGAAGATTCGCCGTGGCCGTGGCGTCACGCCGCGCGGCAAATTGCTGGCGCAGTTCGCCGTCGCGGTGCCTTTGGCCTGCGGTTGGCTGTGCTTGGCGCCGCAAACTGCAAACGCAGCGGCGACGGTTGTGTTGGCGAGCATGGGCACGGTGTGGCTCGTGGGAATGGTGAATGCGGTCAATGTGACGGATGGACTCGACGGGCTGGCCGCTGGCTGCGGGCTCGTGGCCGCGGTGATCCTGGCGATCGTCGTAGCCGTTGCGCCGCAACGAGTGATCGGCGGCTCGCCGGAGTCGGCCGTGGCGCTGGCCGTGATGCTGATCGCCTTGGCGGGCGGCTTGGCCGGGTTCCTGCGATTCAACCTGCACCCGGCTCAGGTGTTCATGGGCAATGCCGGGGCCGCGGCTTTGGGTGCCGTGCTAGCAATGTCTTCGCTCGTCTCGGGGCAAGCCTTGGCGCTGCTTCTGGCGGGCGGGGTATTCGTCGTCGAGGCCGCAAGCGTGCTCGTGCAGGTCACCGTTTACAAGCTGACGGGCCGCCGCGTGTTGCGCTGCGCGCCGCTCCATCATCACTTTCAATTTGGCGGATGGAAGGAGCCGGTGATCGTCCGGCGTTTTTTTGTCTTGGCGCTCGTCGGCGGACTGGCGGCCTTGACCTCGGCCGCCCTGCGCGGGCAAACAGGTACTCATCCCGCAAACTTTGCGGATGATGCGATTGCGGCGCCAAGCGACTCGCGGGCGGTCGAACGGGTCACGCAGGACGCGCGGCCGCGACAAGTTCTGAGGTGATGGCCCGTCATGGCGCGCGACGAAGATTTGAACGCCGAGACTGTTCCGCGCGAACCTGCGCCGCCGGCGGACGGTCGTTCCGAGGAAACCATGCAAACGCTGTTGTCCATGCCGTTCTCTTCGACTCGCGGCGTCGCCCGAAGCGCGCACGTCGTGATCGCCGGCGGCGGGACCGCGGGGCATCTGTTTCCCGGTCTCGCCGTGGCCGAGCGGCTGCGGCAGATGCGGCCCGACGTACGCATTACGTTTGCCGGCGCCGGTCGTCCGGCGGAAAAGCGGCATGTCGCCGCCGCGGGATTCGACTATTTGGCCCTCCCCTGTCGCCCGCGGCCGAGTTCGGCCTGGGGCACCTTGCGCTTCGTGACCGATCACTGGGCCGGCTATCGGCGGGCTTTGCGCTTTTTGCGCCGCGAGCAGGTCGGGTGCGTGATCGGCCTGGGCGGCTACGGGAGCGTGCCCGCCGCCCGGGCAGCAGGTCAACGTGGAGTGCCCCTGGTATTGCTCGAGCAAAACGCCGTGCCGGGGCGCGCGACGCGCTGGCTGGCGCAATTCGCCACGGTGATCTGCGCGGCGTTGCCGCAGTCCAAGAGTGAATTCTGGCCCGCCGCACCAGTCCGGATCACAGGCACCCCGATTCGCGAGGACTTTGCCCGCGCCGGAGTGCAGCGCGCGGCCTGGTTGGCGCGGCGTCGTCAAGAAGGCCAATTGCCCACACGGCGCCTGCTCGTACTCGGCGGCAGCCAGGGCGCGCGCAGCCTGAATCAGTTCGTGCCGCGCGCCTTGTACAAGGCGGGCGCCGCGGCACAGGGCTGGCGCATCGTCCATCAAACGGGCGAAGAAGACGTGGCCGAGACGACTCGCGCTTATGGCAAGTTGGCGATTCGCGCGACGGTCGTCCCGTTCATCGGTTCGATGGCCGATGCGTTGCGCGACGTCGATCTGGTCATCAGCCGCGCCGGTGGCTCGACCCTGGCCGAACTGGCGGCCTTGGGTGTTCCCGCCTTGTTGGTCCCCTACCCGCACGCCGCCGACGATCACCAGCGCGCCAACGCCGACGTGTTCGTCGCCGCGGGCGCGGCACAATTGATTGACGCCCGCGAAAGTGGTGGGCGGCTTGACACACGTCTGGCGGCGGCACTTGCGCCGTACTTGGCGCATCCCGAGCGCCTCGACACGCTGGCGGCCGGTATGCTGTCGTTGGCCCGGCCCGACGCGGCCTGGCACGTCGCCCAAATGGTCGACGACCTGTTGCCGGCCCGGCAGGTACGCAAGGCCGGCTAGGTTCGCGTCTCTGCAATCCGCGCGGTCTGCGCAGCTTCGCTTGACCCGGTCGTTCGTCGGGTCGTATCGTTCGGTGCCCTTGCGCACCGCGCTGAATCGTGCGTGCTAGCAGCGGGCGTCCGCGCTGGAATCAAGGATGACATGGCGCTGCTAACTCGTTCGTCGAGCCCGCGTTGGTCGCTGCTGCCGCGGCCGGATTGCCATCAAGCCCACCTGGTCGGCGTGGCCGGCTCGGGAATGCGCGCGTTGGCCGACGTGTTGCTGCGTCGCGGCTGGCGCGTGTCCGGGTCGGATCTGGCGCCGGCCGGTCTCGAGGCTTTGGTGGCCAGCGGACTGCAATTGGTCGCCGGCCATCCGGCCGATGCGATTTCGACGACGACGCATCTTGTAGTACACAGCGCGGCGATCGACGCCGACAACCCCGAGCGCCGCCGCGCGCGAGAAATCGGCGTGCCGTGCGTGAGCTATCCGCAGTTGCTCGGCCACTGGTCCGAGACGCATGCGACGACCGCCATCGCCGGTACGCATGGCAAATCGACGACGACCGCCATGGCGGCCGCGATCTTCGCGCACGCTGGTCTCGATCCGACGGTCGTGGGCGGCGGAGCAACCCTGGGCGCCGCCACGGGCGGGCGCGCGGGCCGACACGACCGTCTGATGATCGAAGCCTGCGAGTTTCAGCGCAACTTTCTGCATCTCCGTCCCAGAACCGCTGTGCTGCTCAACGTCGAATGGGACCATGTCGACTGCTATGCAACGCCGGCCGACGTCGCGGCGGCATTCTCGCAACTCGTGGCCGCGGTGCCACACGACGGGCTCGTCATCGCCAACGCCGACGACCGCTCGACGCTCGACGTCGCCGCGTCGGCACGCGCGCGGCTCGTGACTTTCGGACAAGGGCCCTGGGCACGC from Pirellulales bacterium encodes the following:
- a CDS encoding UDP-N-acetylmuramoyl-tripeptide--D-alanyl-D-alanine ligase, which codes for MSIGLKQLVEAVGGELRPAAGGLEAAAWHAPLRVVTHSAAVQPGDVFWALRGAQHEGSRFAQEAFARGAAGVVADREGVAPPTGHWTLQVPDALAALGRLAAWCRHRFSGPVIAVTGSHGKTTTRELIAQALAPKYQVCRSPANWNNHVGLPLAMLGLSDDPQAAVFELGASAVGEIARLAELCRPQIGVITALGEAHLASFGGLDEIARAKWELVESLPAGGLAVLNGDCERLRRNSVPERISAVWQGRAGRNDLRATDIAFTAGALRLTVDGTVFRVPVWGRHHLGSVLAAVAVARHLGVPLGSVAESLAEFEPPSMRGRVLRCGGLRVIDDTYNASPSTMRAALDLLGEVPADGRRIFVCGDMLELGAESPSWHRRLGHEAVTRGGVDRLIAVGEFAADVAAGAVDAGLPHRSCAACATIDEAYYELTADLQPGDWVTVKGSRAMRLEILVERLREALLVMDVRLGRARRSATVLPTLRLASAA
- the mraY gene encoding phospho-N-acetylmuramoyl-pentapeptide-transferase, with amino-acid sequence MQGTLLLATIAGWIALVCVLVTGPRTIAWLRRLCPERIDVASPRLRELHGAKAGTPTLGGVLFVAASLLATAAVGGLFEPAVLLVALAMVAFGLVGAWDDVLKIRRGRGVTPRGKLLAQFAVAVPLACGWLCLAPQTANAAATVVLASMGTVWLVGMVNAVNVTDGLDGLAAGCGLVAAVILAIVVAVAPQRVIGGSPESAVALAVMLIALAGGLAGFLRFNLHPAQVFMGNAGAAALGAVLAMSSLVSGQALALLLAGGVFVVEAASVLVQVTVYKLTGRRVLRCAPLHHHFQFGGWKEPVIVRRFFVLALVGGLAALTSAALRGQTGTHPANFADDAIAAPSDSRAVERVTQDARPRQVLR
- the murG gene encoding undecaprenyldiphospho-muramoylpentapeptide beta-N-acetylglucosaminyltransferase, with the translated sequence MARDEDLNAETVPREPAPPADGRSEETMQTLLSMPFSSTRGVARSAHVVIAGGGTAGHLFPGLAVAERLRQMRPDVRITFAGAGRPAEKRHVAAAGFDYLALPCRPRPSSAWGTLRFVTDHWAGYRRALRFLRREQVGCVIGLGGYGSVPAARAAGQRGVPLVLLEQNAVPGRATRWLAQFATVICAALPQSKSEFWPAAPVRITGTPIREDFARAGVQRAAWLARRRQEGQLPTRRLLVLGGSQGARSLNQFVPRALYKAGAAAQGWRIVHQTGEEDVAETTRAYGKLAIRATVVPFIGSMADALRDVDLVISRAGGSTLAELAALGVPALLVPYPHAADDHQRANADVFVAAGAAQLIDARESGGRLDTRLAAALAPYLAHPERLDTLAAGMLSLARPDAAWHVAQMVDDLLPARQVRKAG
- the murC gene encoding UDP-N-acetylmuramate--L-alanine ligase, giving the protein MALLTRSSSPRWSLLPRPDCHQAHLVGVAGSGMRALADVLLRRGWRVSGSDLAPAGLEALVASGLQLVAGHPADAISTTTHLVVHSAAIDADNPERRRAREIGVPCVSYPQLLGHWSETHATTAIAGTHGKSTTTAMAAAIFAHAGLDPTVVGGGATLGAATGGRAGRHDRLMIEACEFQRNFLHLRPRTAVLLNVEWDHVDCYATPADVAAAFSQLVAAVPHDGLVIANADDRSTLDVAASARARLVTFGQGPWARWWAADLRHAAGRYTFRLLHRGSPEATIRLAVRGRHQVQNALAAAALAAESGASLQAIREALEGFPGVQRRLEWLPNWRGVTRIDDYAHHPTAVAATLAAVREACPGRRIVAVFEPHQRSRTERLLDDFARSLHNADSVWVAPVYCAREPETDARLSIAAELGWRIWARGGDAVVCRELSEIAPALATRLSPGDVLVTMGAGDVRKIQDELA